ACTTACTGGTTAACCGGTTTGGATATATAACCTTAAATATCAAAAAGTTAAACTATTCTCTACAGTGTGATCAGCCTATTTAACTCCCTATATTTAGTAAGGTAATTAAAAGTTATCGCATCACTAACGAATAAACAGTGAATAGCAGAAAATAAAAAGAAAATAGTGTTGATGGCTAACAACAACACTATCGGATTTGGATATAAATATGTTTAAGGTAGAAACTTAGGAATTAGTGAATTTTCGCCAAAATGCCGTCAAGTTCTTCAAGGTTGGTATAAGAAATCACCAGCTTGCCTTTGCCTTTTTTGTTGTGGCTGATCGACACTTGCGATCCTAGACGCTCAGCTAGCTGTTGTTCCAATGACACTGTGTTGGGATCCGGTTGCTGAGGCGCTTTTTCTGCTGGCGGCTCTTGCACTTTTTTAATTAAGGCTTCTGTTTCACGCACTGTCAGCTCTTTTGCCACAACAGTACGTGCAGTAGTGTTTTGCACATCGCCTTCAAGTGATAACAAAGCACGGGCGTGACCCATTTCAATATCACCATGCTCTAGCAAGGTTTTTACTTCGTCATTCAGGTTATTTAAACGAAGTAAGTTTGTCACTGTTGTGCGCGATTTTCCTACCGCCTCGGCGACTTCTTGGTGAGTTAGTTCAAACTCAGTCAATAAGCGTTCTAATGCTATCGCTTCTTCCATCGCATTAAGATCTTCACGTTGAATATTTTCAATCAGTGCGATCGCGACAGCGGCTTCATCCGCTACATCTTTAACCAAACATGGGACTTCAGCAAGTTCAGCTAGTTGAGCTGCGCGCCAACGGCGTTCACCCGCAATAATTTCGAATTGGTGATCACCAACACTGCGCACAACGATTGGCTGGATAATACCTTGTGCCTTAATCGAACTGGATAATTCTTCTAACGCATCCGGCGACATATCTTTGCGCGGTTGATATTTACCCGGTTGCAATTGCTCAATCGGTAATTTACGCAATTCACCTTTTTCTGGCGCTGCACTAACGTCTTGCATGTCGTTATCAACATTTTCATCAGCCTTAGGGGCTTGTGTTAACAAAGCATCTAAACCTCGGCCTAAACCGCGACGTTTTGCAGGGCTCATATCAATCCTTCAAATATTGTTATTTTAAGTGACGTTTATATTTTATTAGTCAGTGACTTCTTCAGTTTTTGGCTGCTTAGCCAACTCTTCGCGTCTTAAAATTTCACCAGCAAGCGCTAAATACGCTTTCGCACCTGTTGATGATTTATCGTAATACATCACAGGCGCACCAAAGCTTGGCGCTTCGGCGAGACGAACATTTCTTGGAATAACGGTGCGATAGACTTTATCACCAAAATGACGCTTTAACTGCTCAGAAACATCATTAGCTAAGCGATTGCGCGGATCGTACATGGTTCGTAGGATTCCCTCAATCTTTAATTCGCTGTTCACTACTGAGGTCAACTGAGAAATGGTTTCCATCAACGCAGTTAGCCCTTCTAGTGCATAATATTCACACTGCATTGGTACTAACACCGAATCTGCCGCCGCCATGGCATTCACCGTTAACATGTTTAGCGACGGTGGACAGTCAATGATAATAAAATCATAATCATCTTTTACAGGTGCCAAGGCATTGCGCAGTCTTAACTCACGCGCAAAGACTTCCATTAATTTAATTTCTGCCGCGGTGACATCCGCATTGCCAGCAATCAGATCGTATAAACCTGAAGTTTCACGATAAACGACTTCGTCAAACGGCTTTTGCTCAACCAGTA
The nucleotide sequence above comes from Thalassotalea euphylliae. Encoded proteins:
- a CDS encoding ParA family protein, translated to MGRIIAVANQKGGVGKTTTSVNLAASLAATKRKVLLIDLDPQGNATMGSGIDKYEDLVTSYELLVEQKPFDEVVYRETSGLYDLIAGNADVTAAEIKLMEVFARELRLRNALAPVKDDYDFIIIDCPPSLNMLTVNAMAAADSVLVPMQCEYYALEGLTALMETISQLTSVVNSELKIEGILRTMYDPRNRLANDVSEQLKRHFGDKVYRTVIPRNVRLAEAPSFGAPVMYYDKSSTGAKAYLALAGEILRREELAKQPKTEEVTD
- a CDS encoding ParB/RepB/Spo0J family partition protein, with translation MSPAKRRGLGRGLDALLTQAPKADENVDNDMQDVSAAPEKGELRKLPIEQLQPGKYQPRKDMSPDALEELSSSIKAQGIIQPIVVRSVGDHQFEIIAGERRWRAAQLAELAEVPCLVKDVADEAAVAIALIENIQREDLNAMEEAIALERLLTEFELTHQEVAEAVGKSRTTVTNLLRLNNLNDEVKTLLEHGDIEMGHARALLSLEGDVQNTTARTVVAKELTVRETEALIKKVQEPPAEKAPQQPDPNTVSLEQQLAERLGSQVSISHNKKGKGKLVISYTNLEELDGILAKIH